The following is a genomic window from Prevotella sp. E13-17.
ATATTAATAAGGTGAAGTTCATTTCGTTCCGCGTGATCAGCGACATTCCCCTGCGCGACACCGACGCCTCGCAGTATCACGACTTCTGGAACACCGTAGCAGAGCATTCTTTCCAAACAACCCGTGCTTTCGTAGAAAGCCTGTAAATGCCCATTAACTTAAGAGGCAAAGGGGTCTGAACAAGCGCAGACTCCATAAACAAGTCAAACTACATAGGGGAACTGAAAACGCTTGTTCAGACCCCCATCCCCCTAACTTAGGGGGCATTAAAGAAATGGAAGTTATAAAGAGTTTTACAATAGACCATACCCACCTGAAACCCGGCATCTACATATCACGTGAAGACAAAGGGTTCACCACTTTCGACCTGCGCATCACCGAGCCCAACCATGAGCCTGCCGTGGCTCCTGCTGCCATGCATAGCCTGGAGCACCTGATGGCCACATGGTTTCGCAACAGCGAGGCCAAGGCCGACGTGGTATATGTAGGTCCGATGGGCTGTCTGACGGGTATGTATATCATCATGACCGGCACCTATACGGTGGAGGACATGCGCCGACTGACCATCGAATGCTTGGAGTGGATACTCACACAAGACCACGTGCCAGCCACCGAACCACAGACCTGCGGCAACTATCTGCTGCACGATCTGCCCATGTGCCACTGGGAAAGTCGCCGATACCTGGACCGTCTGAAAAACGATTTCCACAGCGAATACACGAAATTGGAAGTCAAGTTGGAAGACGGGCGCATCTTTGCCGATGCCTAAAAAGACAACATTATAAAGACAAAAGACATACTTGCCACCCGCTGGCAAGTATGTCTTTTTTTACATTCGATACTTTTTTAAAAACAGAAAAAAGATATTTACGAAAAAACAATGTAAATATTTGCATAACACTTAAAAAAACATTACCTTTGCCAAAATTTCAAACATACCTTAACATGAACAAACAAATAATGATGGTCATCGTGGCTGCAAGCCTGATGGTTGGCTGCGCACCAAAGATAACGACCGAGATGACTACGCAAGCACTGGCACCTAAAGCCACTAACCAGATCATGATACTAGGAGCCAAAGACACCATCCCCGACGAAGCACGCGCCATTGGACAGATAAAGATCAACAGCCGACATTCATCGTTGCGAAAAAACTACACCAAGATACTGAACTTAGCTGTCAAAGAAACGGCACAACAGGGAGGTAACATCCTGGTAGTGGACCATAGCGACATGGAGAAGAACACGCTAAAGGGCACGATGGCCTACTACGAAGGTGAAACAAACAGCGCACTGACAATCTCGCCCAGACGCATCAAATGCCTGTTGGCCATGGGAACACAGCAGAATCAGTCACCCATACGGGCCATAAGCAAAGAACAAGAGCAAATGGTGAAGCAGCGTCAGGAGGAAGCTGCACAGCAGGAAATGAGCAAATATAGCACATTGGCTGAGGTAGAAGAGCAAAAAGATGTGCAAGATACGACTATACAAGAGAGCTCTTTTGAAGATGCAAGCGACTATTTCGACATCAAGGAAGAGAACGAAAAACGAAAAGGCGTCATCAAGATTAGTGGTGGTCCGATGTGGACGCTATCGAAAATGTACCTCTCGTACGACGGTAGAGGCTACTTCACAGGCGCCAGAGGTACTGCTTTCGACCTGTCTATCCACAGCATTGGAGACCTGTGGGGCTATGGCTTTGACCTGTATGGCAGCCAAACAAACCTTTCAATAGGCAACTACTTCAAAACTTCGAAAGAGAGTTATAACTTCATCTATGCCGGTCCTAATCTGGTTATGGGCGGCACATTCGCACAACACTTCTATGCAGACCTTTCCGTGGGCATTGGCATCGGGTATTATCACGACAGTGGTTCCGACGAAGTGGGATTTGGCATGAGGGAATCGGTGGGACTCGGTGTGATGCTGAACAACCACTTTAGCGTTGGCATTGATGCAGCTATACAGATGGCCACATTCAAACGACCAGAAGGATTCAACCAACCTGAGAACGAAGCTTATGGCTTTAAATGTGCAACAGTGATGCTGACACTACGCACACACTTGTAAGACTACAACAATAAACCGAAAAACATACTAAAAATGAGAAAAAACAACGCGAGATGGATACTATGCATAGCCATGCTATTAGTATCACTAACAACCACCGCACAGAAGAAGTTCTGCATGACCTATGAAGATTTCATGGACAACAAATGGGAAGAACTGGACTCTATACACATCAAGACCCACAGTAAGTCGCATCAGATGTGGTGGGGCGGCAGTGACTTTGCCTTCACCACGGGCAACAAGTCTATTGACAAACTACTGAAAAAAGAAGCCTTTGCCATCGCTATCGACGACACACTCTACGTGAACTGTCGCGACCTAAGATTCGAAGGAACACCCTTTGGCAATGGTTATGTGAAGGCCAGACGCATTGGCAAGCGCAGTCTGCTGATAGTAAACAAGATTATCGGAAAGAAAATAGCCCAGTCAGAATTCGTATCTGCCTATATGTTTGGCGCCATTGGCGGAGCCATCAGTGCCAGCAACCACATGAAACGTCAGGTATGTTACCTCATCTCGCACGGTAGCAATGAGAAGGGTGTCATCGATCTGCGACTGATAAACGACAGACTAATGGAAAAGATGTTGAAGAATGATACCGATCTTTGCAACAAATACTACTCGGAAGAAAAGGACAACAAACGAATGCTGGCCAGCCATATCATCCCCATCTTGGAGGAAGCCGGCCTGTTCGACCAGAAACACGACAGTCAGGAATAAGACTGTAGCAAAAAAGGTCAGAATATCAGAATAAAAGAAGTGGCACAAAGGAATGAATCCTCTGTGCCACTTTTCTATTCCATCGAAAAGATGTATGTGCTTATTGCTTATTTGCCTTTTTGCGCTGGTCATGATCAAGGATCACCTTGCGGATACGCATAGACTTAGGTGTCACCTCTACCAGCTCGTCTTCCTTGATGTATTCCAGACACTCCTCAAGCGACATGACGACTTTAGGAATGATACGTGCCTTATCATCGGTACCAGATGCACGGACGTTGGTGAGCTGCTTGGCCTTGCAGACATTGACAACCAAGTCGTTGTCATGCACATGTTCACCCACAACCTCGCCCATATAGACGTCTTCTCCTGGATCGATGAAGAACTTACCACGATCCTGAAGCTTATCAATGGCATAAGCAAAAGAGGTGCCCGTCTCAAGCGCAATCATCGAACCATTGACACGACGTTCAATCTCACCCTTGTAGGGCTGATACTCCTTGAAGCGGTGAGCCATGATAGCCTCGCCTTGAGAAGCCGTAAGGACATTGGTACGCAGACCGATGATACCACGTGAAGGAATGACGAACTCAATATTGGTGCGCTCGCCCTGACTCTCCATCGAAGTCATCTCGCCCTTACGACGAGTAACCATATCAATCATCTTCGAAGCGAACTCCTCGGGAACATTAATCGTGAGTTCCTCGACTGGTTCGTGTTTCACGCCATTAATCTCCTTATAGATAACCTGTGGCTGCCCCACCTGAAGCTCGTAGCCTTCGCGACGCATCGTCTCGATGAGCACAGAGAGGTGCAGCACACCACGACCAGAAACCACCCATTTATCGGTACTGTCCTCAAAAGGTCTTACACGCAGGGCGAGGTTCTTCTCCAATTCTTTTTCAAGACGGTCGTTGATATGACGTGATGTCACAAACTTTCCTTCCTTACCAAAGAAGGGAGAGTCGTTGATCATGAAGAGCATAGACATGGTGGGCTCGTCAATAGCGATAGGAGGCAGTGGCTCTGGGTTCTCTATATCACAGATTGTGTCGCCGATCTCAAACTTCTCGAGACCGATGACGGCACAGATATCGCCACATTCTACTTCGTCGATACGCTGATGTCCCATGCCATCGAAAGTGTGAAGCTCCTTAATCTTGGTTTTCTCCATCGAGCCATCACGATGCGCAATGGTGACCTGCATGCCGTCTTTCAAGGTGCCGCGATGCACACGACCCACAGCGATACGACCTGTATAGCTGCTATAGTCGAGCGAGGTAATCAGCATCTGAGGTGTGCCCTCCAACTGTTTTGGTGCAGGGATCACCTCCACAATCTTGTCAAGCAGATAGGTAATGTCAGTGGTGGGGTTGTTGTAGTCTTCGCCCATCCAGCCATTCTTAGCCGAGCCATAGACAACAGGGAAGTCCAACTGGTCCTCAGTGGCGTTCAGAGAGAACATCAAGTCGAACACCATCTCATAGACTTCCTCTGGACGACAGTTAGGTTTATCTACCTTGTTGACCACAACAATAGGCTTCAAGCCAATCTCAAGTGCTTTCTGCAGCACGAAACGAGTCTGAGGCATGGGGCCCTCGAATGCGTCAACAAGCAACAAACATCCATCAGCCATATTCAAAACACGCTCCACTTCACCACCGAAGTCGGAGTGTCCCGGAGTATCAATGATATTAATTTTCGTTCCTTTCCAATTGATAGAAACGTTTTTAGAAAGAATAGTGATGCCTCGTTCGCGCTCCAAGTCGTTTGCATCAAGTACTTGGTTCGACAGGTTCTGTCCCTCACGGAAAAGATTTCCTGCGAGCATCATTTTGTCCACAAGCGTCGTTTTGCCGTGGTCAACGTGTGCGATAATCGCAATGTTTCTGATATCCTGCATAATTATTTTACGTAAAATCGGGTGCAAAGTTACAAAAAATGATAGTTTTAAGCAAATTTTTCACTTTTCACTTTTCACTTTTCACTTTTTTTTGTACCTTTGCACCCGCTTTTCGGAAAGTCCGAAGCATTCGACGACGTTTTGCACTCTGTGATTAAGGCGTCATGACGTCGGAAGAATGTCTGAGCAAAAAACGTATTAATCACATTTCAATTATGTATCTCGATCAAGCTAAGAAGCAAGAGATTTTCGGCCAGTATGGCAAGTCAACCACAGACACTGGTTCAGCTGAGAGCCAGATTGCTCTGTTCACCTACCGCATTAAGCACCTGACAGAGCACCTGAAGGCCAACCACAAGGACTTCGGTACTGCACGTTCACTGACCAAGATGGTAGGTCGTCGCCGCAAATTGCTGAAGTATCTCTACGATAACGACATCAACCGCTATCGTGCTATTGTGAAGGCTCTCGGTCTGCGTAAGTAATCGGCAGCACTTCGCGAAGCGGAATCATGACAAACTCCCTCTCCTGCATCAGCGGGTGAGGGATTTTTAGTTCCGGTTCATTGATTGTCAGGTCATCGTAAAGCAGTATGTCTATATCAATAGGACGATCCTGATATAGACAAACATCATGTGCCTGACGGATGGTGGCATGCGCTGATGTCTTCCCCAACAGGTGCTCGATGTGTTGAGTCTGGCGAAGGACCTCAAAAGGCGACAATGCCGTTTCCACGCGGATAGCACTATTAACAAAACCATTGGTCGATTGAAATCCCCATGGTTCGGAATAGAAAAAGGCTGATTGGCACACGATATGTCCAATCAGCCTTTCTATATATCCATAGGCCTGAAGAATATTCTCCTCACGCTGTCCGAGGTTTGACCCCAGACCTATATAGACATTATGCAATTTAATCATCGAGCATCAGCATGGCATCGCCATAGCATCCAAACTTATAGTCATTCTTCAAAGCCAGCTTATAGGCTTCCATCACGAGGTCGTAACCACCGAAGGCTGTTGCTGCCATCAGCATGGTTGACTCGGGATGATAGAAATTAGCGATTAACGCATTGGCCAGTCCATACTCATAGGGAGGGAAGATAAACTTATTGGTCCAACCCTCAAACTCCTTCAGCATGCCATCGGTGCCCACAGCCGACTCGGTGGCACGAGCAGTGCTGATGCCAACGGCACACACGCGACGACCATCAGCCTTGGTCTTGTTCACAATATCGCAAGCCTCAGCATTGATAATCATCTGTTCTGAGTTCATCTTGTGCTTGGTGAGATCTTCCACCTCAATGGGATCGAAAGAGCCCAGTCCGCAATGCACGGTGATATAAGCAAAGTTATAGCCACGAATCTCCATCATCTTCATCAGCTCTCGACTGAAGTGAAGACCGGTAGCAGGCGCCGTAACGGCTCCCTCATGACGGGCATAGATGGTTTGAAACTGCTCCATATCCTCGGGCTCTGCCTTACGGCGATCAACGATATATCGGGGCAAGGGAGCCTCGCCAAGGGAGAACAGTTCGCGCTTGAACTCATCGTGAGGACAGTCGTAAAGGAATCGTAGTGTACGTCCGCGACTGGTCGTGTTGTCGATGACCTCTGCCACCATGGGGCCTTCGCCATCGAAGAACAGCTTATTACCTATTCTGATCTTACGTGCGGGTTCAACGAGCACATCCCAAAGACGCAGTTCCTCGTTGAGTTCGCGCAACAAGAACACTTCGATCTTTGCATCTGTTTTTTCCTTTGTACCATAGAGGCGTGCAGGGAACACCTGTGTATCGTTGAAGATAAACGTATCACCCTCGTCGAAATAGTCCACGATATTGCGGAAAGTCATGAACTCCTCAGTATCATTGCCTTCAGCATCCTTCTTAAACATCTCGATCTTTTCGCTCTTACGGTGTATCACCATCAGTTTACACTGGTCACGGTTATAGACGCGATCAATCGTACCATCCTCATTCTCGAATGCGCGATGAGGAGGATAGAGAGCGACCTGGCTCTCTGGTAGTTTAAATTTGAATTGTGATAACTTCATTATCGTGTATGTTAATTGTTTGCTGTTTCTTTACTTCTCAAATCTTCTATATCCTGTTTTTCCAGCCACTCGTTGAACTCATCCAGCTTCACACAGTCCTCAATGCGCACTTGGCCCAAGCGGGTTCTGCAGAGAGCCGTCAGGAAAGCACCACTATTCAGTGCCTTTCCGATGTCGCGTGCCAACGAACGGATGTAAGTTCCCTTGCCACAAGCCACTCGAATGCTCATCTGCATGGTGTCAGGATTGAAATCGGTCAGCTCGATCTCATCAATTCTGACGGGCTTTGCCTTCAGCTCGACCTCATCACCTTTGCGCGCCAAATGATAGGCACGGTATCCGTCAACCATCACGGCCGAATAGACTGGGGGCACCTGCATGATATCGCCCTCAAACTGTTTCAGCACCTGAAGAATCAACTCGCGGGTGATATGCTTCGTGGGATAGGTCATATCCACCGTATGCTCGCGGTCGAACGACGGTGTCGTGGCTCCCAGTTGCAGGGTGGCAGTATATTCTTTACTCTGCAGTTGCAGCGACTCTATCTTCTTCGTAGCCTTACCTGTGCACAGTATCAGCACGCCTGTTGCCAGCGGGTCGAGCGTTCCGGCATGTCCTGTCTTCAGGCGTTTCACACGCAACTTCTTCGACAACCGGGTGCGCACAAAAGCCAGTGCGCCAAACGACGACATACGATAAGGCTTGTTGACGTAAATAAAAGCTCCTTCGTGGAAGTTCATATCAGTCAACCATTGCTAGTGAATGACCTGTCAACAGCAGTATGATGATAATGCTACCAACGATGATACGATACACCCCGAATGCCTTAAAGCCATATTTCGACAGGAAGTTCACAAACCATTTCATGGCAAGCAGTGCCACCACAAAGGCCACCACACAGCCCAAAAGCAGCATGGTGATGTTGTGAGTTGTGGCCCACGAGGTATCTTCCTTGAACAAATCCAGCAGGTCAAGCAATGTTGCACCAGCCATGGTGGGTACAGCCAGGAAGAACGAGAACTCGGCAGCGCGCTTGCGGGTCAGCCCTTGCGTCATGCCTCCCACGATGGTTGCCATTGAGCGCGACACGCCAGGAATGACCGAGATGCACTGATAAAGGCCAATATTGAACGCACGCTTCTCGTTGACAGCATTCTCGTCGGTTCCCTTATTAAAGAGTTTATCGCAGAACAGCATGAAGATACCGCCCAAAACCAGCATGACTGCCACCACTTCTACACTGTCGAGCAACCAGTCAAGCAGTCCCGACTTCTTCGCCAACAGGCCAATAACAACGGCGGGCAACACGCCAACAATCAGCAACCAGTAGAAATTGAACCGATGTTTCAACTTCTGCAGCAAGCTACTTCCTGCAGGCGCAGGACTATTGTCGAACTGAAAGAAATGCTTCCAGTAGAGGCATACCACCGACAAGATAGCGCCAAATTGGATGATGAACGTGAAGGCATGCACGAAAGGATCGCCCTGAGGCACACCCAACAGATTCTGGGTGATAATCATGTGACCTGTCGATGAGACAGGCAGAAACTCAGTGAGTCCTTCCACAATAGCTATGATGATGGTTTCAATCCAGGTCATTCGGCCTCCTCCTTCTCATCCTTCGACTTATAGACAACGGCATATATCATCGACACGAAGCCCAGCAGACAAACCACTGGAGCCACCTTGATGCGACGAGCGCTGAAGATATCAGGATTAAAGGCGTCGGCTGTTGAGCTGTCGCCACCCATCAGAATAAATCCTATGATGACAATGAGCATGCCAACTGCCAACAGGATGTAGTTCATCTTTCCAAATGCAAAATCTCTCTTATTCATGAGTTATTCAATCTTAGTTGCTATTTACTTAAATCTTATACACCTCGTTGGCTGTCATGCGCAGGAACTTGTTGACCGACAACAACGTGCAGAACAGCATAATGAGGAAGCCAGCCAAGAACACGCCACAGGCAGTGATGGCCATCTCGCGCCACGTCAGGATGTCGGTAATGCCGGGCTCGTAGCGGAACAAGGCATAGACCACGCCGCCAAGCACGATGCAAGCAATAAAAGCCGACAGCACTCCTATACAGAGCGAACTGCGCAAAAATGGTTTACGGATGAAGCCCCACGACGCGCCAACCAGCTTCATCGTGTGGATTAAGAAGCGACTGGAATAGACACCCAGCCTCACACTGCTGCTTATCAACGAGTAACTGACAAAGATGAGCAGCAGCGACAGGACCAGCAACACAACACTGATGCGCTGCACATTGCGATTGACGTCGTCTATCTGGTTCTCCATATAGGCCACATCCGTCACCTTGTCGTTGGTCATCAGTCGGTCGGATATCTTTCGCATGGAGTCGGTATCCACATAGTCGGCGTTCATCCGCACCTCCAGCTCGGCCTCAAACGGATTCACACCTGTAAACTCCTTGGGGTCGGCCCCCATCACTTCTGTCATGGTTTTCAGTGCATGCTCCTTGCTGATGTAAGTCACATGTTTGGCATAAGGCTGCGCCAAAATCATGTTGCCCAGTTCCACACCATCCTTGACAGACACTGTGTCGCCCAGCATCACGTTCATCGTCACGTTTTCACGCACAAAAGTAGAGAGGTTGCGGGCCGTCAATACAGATAGTACCACCAAGCCCAACATCACCAGCACCATTGTAGTGCTGATGCATAGTGTCACGACCTGCAAGCCATAACGGCGGCCGGTCTTCTTTTTTCTATTCTTCATTCGCTTTAAGGCGTAATACACCAAATTGTCTGCAAAGTTACGTCTTTTTTGGTAGTTTTGTACGACAAGCATGTTAAAAGGAGTTAAAGAGCCTCCTACTTTTTACCAAAGCTGCCAGAAAAAACTTACTTTTGCCGCCATTATGAGCACGATTATTTATCCTTCTCCTATCTTCGGACCCATACACAGCCGTCGTCTGGGCACCTCGCTGGGCATCAACCTGTTGCCAGCCGACGGCAAGGTGTGCACGTTCGACTGCATCTACTGCGAGTGTGGTTTCAATGCCGACCACCACCCCCGCCTGCCTATGCCCCACCGCCGACAGGTGGCAGAGGCCCTCGAGGCCAAACTGCAAGACATGAAGCAGAACGGACCCACGCCCGATGTGCTGACATTTGCCGGCAATGGCGAGCCGACGGCCAATCCAGAGTTTCCCGAGATTATAGACGACACGCTGCGATTGCGCGACAAATATTTCCCTCAGGCAAAGGTATCTGTGCTGAGCAACTCGACCATGATTCACCGTCAGCCAGTTCACGATGCCTTGATGCGTGTGGACAACAACATCATGAAGCTCGACACTGTTGACCCCACATATATTAATAAGGTCGATCGCCCCACTGGTCACTACGATGTGAATCAGATCATCGAAGACCTGAAGCGCTTCAACGGCCACGTCATCATCCAGACCATGTTTATGCATGGTGACCATAGCGACAACACGTCAGAGACGTATGTGGGTCCGTGGCTCGAGGCCGTCAAGGCGATTGCCCCTCGTCAGGTGATGATCTACACCATTGATCGCGAGACGCCCGACAAGCTTTTGCAGAAGGCCACCCACGAAGAACTCGATGCCATCCGCGACCGTGTGATTGCCGCAGGCATCCCCTGTCAGGCGTCCTACTAAGCAAAAGCAGTGCACTTCACATCAAAAAGCGCCACTTTGACGCCCCCATAGCGCCACTATTCGGATGGAATAGTGGCGCTTTTCTGCTGCAAAAGTGCCACTCTTGCATCGCATCCAGGGGCTGGAACTGGTCATTCTAGCCCCTGAAGCAGGTCGTTCCAGGGGCTGAATCAGGGTTCTCCAGGGGGTAGAAAATGTCATTCCAGGGGCTAGAATCGCCACAAGAGTGCTACTCTTGCATGGTCAGTGCATGACTTTTGCACCAAAAAAGTGCCACTATTCGCACGGAATAGTGGCACTACAAGAAGTTAAAAGTTTAATCTCTAAAACCATCCATGATGGCGGTGGGAGCACCTTTACTGCTGAAAGCCCCCAACTTATAAGCGCCAGGCAGACTCTGCGGTTCCCAGTAGAAAACGCCACGACAACGCCCGTTGCACTCATTGCGAGCTTCACGGATGATACGTCTGAGCTGCTCCCTACCCTGCTCCATCACCTCTGGATGCTGCTCGTCCACCAAGAAGCCTGTCTCCACAATCATCACGTCGCGATTAAACTTCTCTGCGACGCGACGGATGTTGGCCATACAGTCCATGATACACTGGTCAGCATCAGGCTCGCGGTTGGCTTCCATCGCCCAAT
Proteins encoded in this region:
- a CDS encoding S-ribosylhomocysteine lyase, producing the protein MEVIKSFTIDHTHLKPGIYISREDKGFTTFDLRITEPNHEPAVAPAAMHSLEHLMATWFRNSEAKADVVYVGPMGCLTGMYIIMTGTYTVEDMRRLTIECLEWILTQDHVPATEPQTCGNYLLHDLPMCHWESRRYLDRLKNDFHSEYTKLEVKLEDGRIFADA
- a CDS encoding porin family protein — translated: MNKQIMMVIVAASLMVGCAPKITTEMTTQALAPKATNQIMILGAKDTIPDEARAIGQIKINSRHSSLRKNYTKILNLAVKETAQQGGNILVVDHSDMEKNTLKGTMAYYEGETNSALTISPRRIKCLLAMGTQQNQSPIRAISKEQEQMVKQRQEEAAQQEMSKYSTLAEVEEQKDVQDTTIQESSFEDASDYFDIKEENEKRKGVIKISGGPMWTLSKMYLSYDGRGYFTGARGTAFDLSIHSIGDLWGYGFDLYGSQTNLSIGNYFKTSKESYNFIYAGPNLVMGGTFAQHFYADLSVGIGIGYYHDSGSDEVGFGMRESVGLGVMLNNHFSVGIDAAIQMATFKRPEGFNQPENEAYGFKCATVMLTLRTHL
- a CDS encoding DUF6563 family protein; protein product: MRKNNARWILCIAMLLVSLTTTAQKKFCMTYEDFMDNKWEELDSIHIKTHSKSHQMWWGGSDFAFTTGNKSIDKLLKKEAFAIAIDDTLYVNCRDLRFEGTPFGNGYVKARRIGKRSLLIVNKIIGKKIAQSEFVSAYMFGAIGGAISASNHMKRQVCYLISHGSNEKGVIDLRLINDRLMEKMLKNDTDLCNKYYSEEKDNKRMLASHIIPILEEAGLFDQKHDSQE
- the typA gene encoding translational GTPase TypA translates to MQDIRNIAIIAHVDHGKTTLVDKMMLAGNLFREGQNLSNQVLDANDLERERGITILSKNVSINWKGTKINIIDTPGHSDFGGEVERVLNMADGCLLLVDAFEGPMPQTRFVLQKALEIGLKPIVVVNKVDKPNCRPEEVYEMVFDLMFSLNATEDQLDFPVVYGSAKNGWMGEDYNNPTTDITYLLDKIVEVIPAPKQLEGTPQMLITSLDYSSYTGRIAVGRVHRGTLKDGMQVTIAHRDGSMEKTKIKELHTFDGMGHQRIDEVECGDICAVIGLEKFEIGDTICDIENPEPLPPIAIDEPTMSMLFMINDSPFFGKEGKFVTSRHINDRLEKELEKNLALRVRPFEDSTDKWVVSGRGVLHLSVLIETMRREGYELQVGQPQVIYKEINGVKHEPVEELTINVPEEFASKMIDMVTRRKGEMTSMESQGERTNIEFVIPSRGIIGLRTNVLTASQGEAIMAHRFKEYQPYKGEIERRVNGSMIALETGTSFAYAIDKLQDRGKFFIDPGEDVYMGEVVGEHVHDNDLVVNVCKAKQLTNVRASGTDDKARIIPKVVMSLEECLEYIKEDELVEVTPKSMRIRKVILDHDQRKKANKQ
- the rpsO gene encoding 30S ribosomal protein S15; translated protein: MYLDQAKKQEIFGQYGKSTTDTGSAESQIALFTYRIKHLTEHLKANHKDFGTARSLTKMVGRRRKLLKYLYDNDINRYRAIVKALGLRK
- the folK gene encoding 2-amino-4-hydroxy-6-hydroxymethyldihydropteridine diphosphokinase, with the protein product MIKLHNVYIGLGSNLGQREENILQAYGYIERLIGHIVCQSAFFYSEPWGFQSTNGFVNSAIRVETALSPFEVLRQTQHIEHLLGKTSAHATIRQAHDVCLYQDRPIDIDILLYDDLTINEPELKIPHPLMQEREFVMIPLREVLPITYADREPSQ
- the queA gene encoding tRNA preQ1(34) S-adenosylmethionine ribosyltransferase-isomerase QueA, with the protein product MKLSQFKFKLPESQVALYPPHRAFENEDGTIDRVYNRDQCKLMVIHRKSEKIEMFKKDAEGNDTEEFMTFRNIVDYFDEGDTFIFNDTQVFPARLYGTKEKTDAKIEVFLLRELNEELRLWDVLVEPARKIRIGNKLFFDGEGPMVAEVIDNTTSRGRTLRFLYDCPHDEFKRELFSLGEAPLPRYIVDRRKAEPEDMEQFQTIYARHEGAVTAPATGLHFSRELMKMMEIRGYNFAYITVHCGLGSFDPIEVEDLTKHKMNSEQMIINAEACDIVNKTKADGRRVCAVGISTARATESAVGTDGMLKEFEGWTNKFIFPPYEYGLANALIANFYHPESTMLMAATAFGGYDLVMEAYKLALKNDYKFGCYGDAMLMLDD
- the truB gene encoding tRNA pseudouridine(55) synthase TruB, which produces MNFHEGAFIYVNKPYRMSSFGALAFVRTRLSKKLRVKRLKTGHAGTLDPLATGVLILCTGKATKKIESLQLQSKEYTATLQLGATTPSFDREHTVDMTYPTKHITRELILQVLKQFEGDIMQVPPVYSAVMVDGYRAYHLARKGDEVELKAKPVRIDEIELTDFNPDTMQMSIRVACGKGTYIRSLARDIGKALNSGAFLTALCRTRLGQVRIEDCVKLDEFNEWLEKQDIEDLRSKETANN
- a CDS encoding undecaprenyl-diphosphate phosphatase, with the translated sequence MTWIETIIIAIVEGLTEFLPVSSTGHMIITQNLLGVPQGDPFVHAFTFIIQFGAILSVVCLYWKHFFQFDNSPAPAGSSLLQKLKHRFNFYWLLIVGVLPAVVIGLLAKKSGLLDWLLDSVEVVAVMLVLGGIFMLFCDKLFNKGTDENAVNEKRAFNIGLYQCISVIPGVSRSMATIVGGMTQGLTRKRAAEFSFFLAVPTMAGATLLDLLDLFKEDTSWATTHNITMLLLGCVVAFVVALLAMKWFVNFLSKYGFKAFGVYRIIVGSIIIILLLTGHSLAMVD
- a CDS encoding DUF3098 domain-containing protein; amino-acid sequence: MNKRDFAFGKMNYILLAVGMLIVIIGFILMGGDSSTADAFNPDIFSARRIKVAPVVCLLGFVSMIYAVVYKSKDEKEEAE
- a CDS encoding ABC transporter permease, producing MKNRKKKTGRRYGLQVVTLCISTTMVLVMLGLVVLSVLTARNLSTFVRENVTMNVMLGDTVSVKDGVELGNMILAQPYAKHVTYISKEHALKTMTEVMGADPKEFTGVNPFEAELEVRMNADYVDTDSMRKISDRLMTNDKVTDVAYMENQIDDVNRNVQRISVVLLVLSLLLIFVSYSLISSSVRLGVYSSRFLIHTMKLVGASWGFIRKPFLRSSLCIGVLSAFIACIVLGGVVYALFRYEPGITDILTWREMAITACGVFLAGFLIMLFCTLLSVNKFLRMTANEVYKI
- a CDS encoding radical SAM protein encodes the protein MSTIIYPSPIFGPIHSRRLGTSLGINLLPADGKVCTFDCIYCECGFNADHHPRLPMPHRRQVAEALEAKLQDMKQNGPTPDVLTFAGNGEPTANPEFPEIIDDTLRLRDKYFPQAKVSVLSNSTMIHRQPVHDALMRVDNNIMKLDTVDPTYINKVDRPTGHYDVNQIIEDLKRFNGHVIIQTMFMHGDHSDNTSETYVGPWLEAVKAIAPRQVMIYTIDRETPDKLLQKATHEELDAIRDRVIAAGIPCQASY